The Alphaproteobacteria bacterium GM7ARS4 genome includes a region encoding these proteins:
- a CDS encoding glycosyltransferase family 39 protein: MTAPHTPSPMPSSLTLTHVLPSRAEDRFFLFALLSHAALWTIIPIIVSPNVPIDVIYLHQDRYELQWGYANNSSHPPLMAWIAYIIGVLFPHHHAPYIILSQISTTLMLFIMWTWTRRHETPTIACISTLLTQTILHHTILTPEFNHNVILLPLWALLIIAFHRCITKNTWVDWLLWGVAVAVAMLAKYTSALLVLSMLLFLALSPSKRHLLKEKALYLAIALALLLFFPHVLWLIEHDFPTLRYALARAYDGVTESFVQRHILSPLAFLAAQLMLIAPLLLLLPLAGSWRIPSKATFLSLWKEEQQERAFAYVIGCMPLAMAVSLSLVFGLQLRSAWAAPFFLFAGFIALTLFIQPNSIALTPRFKMAWGAVLLLTILAYSIIQLGKPVIAHTIKRTQFPGDDLAMTLHKEWYDRFQTSIPYVLGDLWVANNIGFYAPHHPRAVVPSHPIHPSLSAQEKQEIQRHGGVIIWMEDVSVPHRWVTPPYPADIILSLFPCISPQKTLTIESLSPFPLPPLIFHRVLILPQSHCPT; encoded by the coding sequence GTGACAGCCCCCCACACCCCCTCCCCCATGCCGTCATCCCTCACGCTCACGCACGTCCTGCCATCAAGAGCCGAAGATAGATTTTTTCTCTTCGCCCTCCTCAGCCACGCCGCCTTATGGACAATCATTCCTATCATCGTCAGCCCCAATGTCCCCATCGATGTTATCTATCTACATCAAGACCGCTACGAACTCCAATGGGGATACGCCAATAATAGTAGCCACCCACCTCTCATGGCATGGATTGCCTACATCATCGGTGTCCTCTTCCCTCACCATCACGCCCCCTATATCATCCTCAGCCAAATCAGCACAACACTCATGCTGTTCATCATGTGGACATGGACAAGACGCCATGAGACGCCAACAATCGCCTGCATCAGCACACTCCTCACACAAACAATCCTTCACCATACCATCCTCACCCCTGAATTTAATCATAATGTCATTCTCCTGCCATTATGGGCGCTTCTCATCATCGCCTTTCATCGCTGTATCACCAAGAACACATGGGTGGACTGGCTGTTATGGGGTGTCGCTGTCGCTGTCGCCATGCTGGCAAAATATACCTCCGCATTGCTTGTTCTCTCTATGCTCTTGTTCCTCGCTCTCTCGCCATCGAAACGCCATCTCCTGAAAGAAAAAGCCTTGTATCTCGCCATTGCCCTCGCCCTTCTCCTCTTCTTCCCCCATGTCCTGTGGCTCATAGAGCATGATTTCCCCACCTTGCGCTATGCCCTCGCAAGAGCCTATGATGGCGTGACAGAGTCATTCGTCCAACGACATATCCTCTCTCCCCTGGCGTTTCTTGCCGCCCAGCTGATGCTTATCGCCCCCCTCTTGCTCTTGCTCCCTCTGGCGGGGTCATGGCGTATACCGTCAAAGGCAACCTTCCTCTCACTTTGGAAAGAAGAACAACAGGAAAGAGCCTTTGCCTATGTCATAGGGTGCATGCCTCTCGCCATGGCTGTCTCGCTCTCTCTCGTCTTCGGCTTACAGCTACGCTCAGCATGGGCTGCACCCTTTTTCCTCTTCGCTGGCTTTATTGCCCTCACCCTGTTCATCCAACCCAACAGCATCGCCCTCACTCCACGATTCAAAATGGCATGGGGTGCCGTCCTCCTGCTCACCATCCTCGCCTATAGCATCATACAGCTGGGAAAGCCCGTCATCGCACACACCATCAAACGCACCCAATTCCCAGGGGACGACCTCGCCATGACGCTCCATAAGGAATGGTATGACAGATTTCAAACATCCATCCCCTATGTGCTAGGCGATCTCTGGGTAGCAAACAATATCGGGTTCTATGCACCACATCACCCCCGCGCCGTTGTTCCATCCCATCCCATACACCCCTCCCTCAGCGCACAAGAAAAACAAGAGATACAACGCCATGGCGGCGTCATCATATGGATGGAAGACGTCTCTGTGCCTCACCGATGGGTCACACCACCCTATCCTGCGGACATCATCCTCTCTCTCTTCCCATGCATTAGCCCACAAAAAACCCTCACCATAGAAAGTCTGAGCCCCTTCCCGCTCCCTCCCCTCATCTTTCACAGAGTGCTCATCCTGCCTCAATCCCATTGCCCAACATAA
- the cobI gene encoding precorrin-2 C(20)-methyltransferase, translating to MTHKATHTTTGTLYGVGVGPGDPSLLTLKAVSCIERAHVLAWIESPQHTRSFDVVKHLRQQHHMTYGTPIDMGNTEQQRVRHYDHLASRLKRHLCQGHDVAYLTLGDPLLYGSFTYLMERLRHTCAIDIIPGIPSFCAVTAHLQQCLAQKQETLTILTAQQALTRLAHPLNSHEAIVILKGGKHIQTLRRMLEQHGDKTIERAFYAEHVGTPQQTSMPLCAYDKPSAPYFSLIVITPHRSA from the coding sequence ATGACACATAAGGCAACACACACAACAACAGGCACGCTCTATGGCGTCGGCGTGGGGCCCGGTGACCCGTCACTCTTGACGCTCAAAGCTGTCTCCTGTATCGAACGCGCCCATGTTCTCGCATGGATAGAAAGCCCACAGCATACAAGGAGCTTTGATGTCGTCAAACATCTACGCCAACAACATCATATGACCTATGGCACGCCCATCGATATGGGGAACACAGAACAACAGCGCGTGCGCCATTATGATCATCTCGCCTCACGCCTGAAACGCCATCTTTGTCAAGGCCATGACGTGGCCTATCTCACCCTTGGCGACCCGCTCCTCTATGGCAGCTTCACATATCTCATGGAACGTCTTCGCCATACGTGCGCCATCGATATCATCCCCGGTATCCCCTCTTTCTGCGCTGTGACGGCTCACCTCCAACAATGCCTCGCCCAAAAACAAGAAACACTCACCATCTTGACGGCACAGCAAGCCCTCACACGACTCGCCCACCCTCTGAACAGCCATGAAGCCATCGTCATCCTCAAAGGAGGAAAGCATATCCAAACACTCAGACGTATGCTCGAACAGCATGGAGACAAGACCATCGAACGCGCCTTCTATGCTGAACATGTGGGAACGCCACAACAGACATCCATGCCCCTTTGCGCCTATGATAAGCCATCCGCCCCCTATTTTTCCCTTATTGTCATTACCCCCCATAGAAGCGCATGA
- a CDS encoding precorrin-6A/cobalt-precorrin-6A reductase, with protein sequence MASKGVSVCGHVLICAGSEEARHVAMCLLRDGRYKVTCSLAGVVARPHLLPLCRYHIGGFGGIAGLCRFLVRERVDWVVDATSPHAVTMKAHIVHACRVCSVKRIALWRRPWRAVAGDRWVEVADSRNASVMLSRLLAGVPSHRRHVFLTIGRRDMASFDGVSCRFIVRSIDKPSRLPMGGLMASVWVSGRPPFTKEQDHEMMERYGVSFVVSRNSGGDATYGKIEAARMRGIPVVMIRPPPPPPPPVASSVAGLTAPFMLGNGIEAG encoded by the coding sequence ATGGCGTCTAAGGGGGTGTCTGTATGCGGGCATGTGTTGATATGTGCGGGGAGTGAGGAAGCGCGCCATGTGGCGATGTGCTTGCTACGTGATGGGCGTTACAAGGTGACATGTTCTTTGGCGGGTGTTGTGGCGCGTCCTCACCTGTTGCCTCTTTGTCGTTATCACATAGGGGGGTTTGGCGGTATCGCTGGTTTGTGTCGTTTTTTAGTGCGTGAGCGTGTTGATTGGGTGGTGGATGCCACCAGTCCCCATGCTGTGACGATGAAGGCGCATATTGTCCATGCGTGTCGTGTCTGTTCTGTGAAGCGTATTGCCTTATGGCGGCGGCCATGGCGGGCGGTTGCGGGTGACCGATGGGTGGAGGTTGCTGATAGTCGGAATGCTTCTGTCATGCTGTCGCGGCTCTTAGCGGGCGTTCCGTCCCACCGTCGCCATGTGTTTTTGACGATAGGGCGCAGGGACATGGCATCCTTTGACGGCGTTTCTTGTCGTTTTATCGTGCGTTCCATTGACAAGCCGTCTCGTCTTCCTATGGGGGGTTTGATGGCGAGCGTATGGGTGAGCGGGCGTCCTCCCTTTACGAAGGAACAAGACCATGAGATGATGGAGCGTTATGGCGTGTCCTTTGTTGTGAGTCGCAATAGTGGTGGGGATGCGACCTATGGCAAGATAGAGGCGGCGCGCATGAGGGGCATTCCCGTTGTCATGATACGTCCGCCGCCGCCGCCTCCGCCTCCTGTGGCGTCTAGCGTCGCGGGTTTGACAGCGCCTTTTATGTTGGGCAATGGGATTGAGGCAGGATGA
- the cobJ gene encoding precorrin-3B C(17)-methyltransferase yields the protein MTHPVAIITTQRHALERGRALRAHIPHSVLYAPHPCCPQDAIPYTSLEESLHTLFRQKTAIIALCSVSILVRLLAPLIEKNARHPPVIALTLHNATHDTPSHTPSHAMYGERDTQRPFVIPLLSSHQASNSLARTIASIVNGVACISTLSDTLYDIAFDAPPEGWRLATKKHYKAWIRRLVNGTPLHISHDDSEGTRLPPTWHNTLRQLSAIKTDIKTDNDPSSHLHITTQWRHVKTDNPNLLTYVPQCLALGIGCESGTDPQALLHAVKDVCQRHNLSLKAIGGIFSIALKRHEPAIHALQKTLACPFTCYSAEQLLTCTDRLKTPSNDVFAITGCYGVAEGAALLGAGPAAKLLIPKHITGQITLAIAVAPQPLKQKKHGHIAIIGTGPGHTAMLTIDAHQQLQACDDVVGYQRYLHLLEPMLHTQQRHPFPLGEEEKRCKHAIQLAQTGRHVGLVSSGDPALYALASLAMQCLQADDSTEPLPSLSIHPGVTAAHAASARMGAPLSYDFCAISLSDLLTPWPTIEKRLLHAAMGDFMTALYNPRSQERTQAIIHAQRIFLDHRHGETCVLIARNLYRQDESLTISTLKDFLTHPIDMLTLILIGTEQTKTLDYQGKQYLYTPRGYAITPPAP from the coding sequence ATGACACATCCCGTTGCCATCATCACCACCCAACGCCACGCCCTCGAACGGGGACGCGCCCTACGCGCCCATATCCCCCATAGCGTCCTCTACGCCCCCCATCCATGCTGTCCACAGGACGCCATCCCTTATACGTCCCTCGAAGAGAGTCTCCACACCCTCTTTCGCCAAAAGACAGCCATCATTGCTCTTTGTTCCGTGTCTATCCTTGTCCGTCTACTCGCCCCCCTCATCGAGAAAAACGCCCGCCATCCACCCGTCATCGCCCTGACCCTCCACAATGCCACGCACGATACCCCCTCACACACCCCCTCACACGCCATGTATGGTGAGAGGGACACGCAACGTCCTTTTGTCATTCCTCTCTTATCAAGCCATCAAGCAAGCAACAGCCTCGCCCGTACCATCGCATCCATCGTCAATGGTGTCGCCTGTATCTCTACACTCAGCGACACACTCTATGATATTGCCTTCGATGCGCCCCCTGAAGGATGGCGACTGGCAACAAAAAAACACTATAAGGCATGGATACGGCGCTTGGTCAATGGCACACCCCTCCATATCAGCCATGACGACTCAGAAGGCACACGATTACCGCCAACATGGCACAACACACTCCGCCAGCTGTCCGCCATAAAAACAGACATAAAAACAGACAATGACCCATCGTCCCATCTCCACATCACAACCCAATGGCGTCATGTGAAAACGGATAACCCTAACCTCTTGACCTATGTCCCACAATGCCTCGCCCTCGGCATCGGCTGTGAGTCTGGCACAGACCCCCAAGCCCTCCTCCATGCTGTCAAAGATGTCTGCCAACGCCATAATCTGAGCCTCAAAGCCATCGGTGGCATTTTCTCCATCGCCCTCAAACGCCATGAGCCCGCTATCCATGCCCTACAAAAAACCCTCGCTTGCCCCTTCACATGCTACTCGGCAGAACAGCTCTTGACATGCACCGACCGCCTCAAAACGCCATCCAACGATGTCTTTGCTATCACAGGATGTTATGGCGTTGCCGAAGGCGCCGCCCTGTTAGGCGCTGGACCAGCCGCCAAACTCCTCATCCCAAAACACATCACGGGACAAATCACCCTCGCCATCGCCGTCGCCCCACAGCCCCTCAAGCAAAAAAAACATGGCCATATCGCCATCATCGGCACAGGACCCGGCCATACCGCCATGCTCACCATAGACGCCCACCAACAGCTCCAAGCATGCGATGATGTCGTCGGCTATCAACGCTACCTTCATCTCCTCGAGCCCATGCTCCATACCCAACAACGCCACCCCTTCCCTCTTGGCGAAGAAGAAAAACGATGCAAACACGCCATCCAACTGGCACAGACAGGACGCCATGTAGGCCTTGTCTCATCGGGCGACCCCGCCCTCTACGCCCTTGCTTCCCTCGCCATGCAGTGCCTACAGGCTGATGACAGCACAGAGCCACTGCCTAGCCTGTCCATCCATCCAGGTGTCACAGCAGCGCACGCCGCCAGCGCACGCATGGGCGCACCCCTCTCTTATGATTTTTGCGCCATATCCCTCTCAGATCTCCTCACCCCATGGCCCACCATAGAAAAACGCTTGCTCCATGCCGCTATGGGTGATTTCATGACAGCACTCTATAATCCACGCTCACAGGAACGCACCCAAGCTATTATCCACGCCCAACGCATCTTTCTAGACCATCGCCATGGCGAGACATGCGTCCTCATTGCTCGCAACCTCTACCGCCAAGACGAATCACTCACCATCAGCACGCTCAAAGACTTCCTCACCCACCCCATCGATATGCTCACCCTTATCCTCATCGGCACAGAACAAACAAAAACCCTCGACTATCAAGGAAAACAATATCTCTATACCCCTCGAGGCTATGCCATCACACCACCCGCTCCATAA
- a CDS encoding glycosyltransferase family 2 protein — protein sequence MSSPQQPTLSIIIPFYNEYDNLPLFHQRLTQTLKPLPYRMEILYIDDGSTDMAAEWVTEQAHKDPRIALLRLSRNFGKEHALSAGIDYCHGDAAIVIDADLQDPPELIPQLIAPWQENKADVVYAQRLSRQGDSLVKRLTAHLFYRLMARTRPVIPYNAGDFRLMNRQALDDIKTLREKHRFMKGLFTWIGHRQYAVPYHREPRHKGRSKWSYFALWHLSIEAITSFTTAPLRIASYLGLGAVLFSLTYGSIILFRTIAYGSDVPGYPSLMMTILFIGGVQMFTIGILGEYIGRIFNEVKQRPLYLVRAWHPSQQTRPQKTRHDHHKTP from the coding sequence ATGTCATCGCCTCAACAGCCTACCCTCTCCATTATCATCCCCTTTTATAACGAGTATGATAACCTCCCCCTCTTCCACCAACGCCTCACCCAAACGCTCAAACCCCTCCCCTACCGTATGGAAATCCTCTATATCGATGACGGAAGCACCGATATGGCCGCTGAATGGGTCACAGAACAAGCCCATAAAGACCCACGTATCGCGCTCCTACGCCTCTCGCGCAATTTTGGGAAGGAACACGCCCTCTCCGCTGGCATCGATTACTGCCATGGCGACGCCGCCATTGTCATCGACGCCGACTTGCAAGACCCACCAGAACTAATCCCTCAACTCATCGCCCCATGGCAAGAGAATAAAGCCGACGTCGTCTACGCCCAACGCCTCTCCCGTCAAGGCGACTCCCTCGTCAAACGCCTCACCGCCCACCTCTTCTATCGCCTCATGGCAAGAACACGCCCTGTCATCCCCTATAATGCCGGCGATTTCCGTCTCATGAACCGACAAGCACTGGATGATATTAAAACATTGCGAGAAAAACACCGATTCATGAAGGGACTCTTCACATGGATAGGACACCGACAATATGCCGTCCCCTACCATCGAGAGCCACGCCATAAAGGGCGGTCAAAATGGAGTTATTTCGCCCTCTGGCATCTCTCCATCGAAGCCATCACAAGCTTTACGACAGCGCCCCTACGTATCGCCTCCTACCTCGGTCTAGGCGCTGTGCTCTTTTCCCTCACCTATGGAAGTATCATCTTATTTCGAACCATCGCCTATGGAAGTGATGTCCCCGGTTACCCCTCCCTCATGATGACAATCCTCTTCATTGGCGGCGTCCAGATGTTTACCATCGGTATCCTTGGCGAATATATCGGACGTATCTTTAATGAAGTCAAGCAACGCCCCCTCTACCTCGTCCGCGCATGGCATCCGTCCCAACAGACGCGCCCCCAAAAGACACGTCATGACCATCACAAGACACCATAA
- the cbiE gene encoding precorrin-6y C5,15-methyltransferase (decarboxylating) subunit CbiE, which produces MMAKWLWIIGVDADGRTSLTHHALSVIRKAHVILTSPRLAQLLASDIEKTPHVRHWSRHIDDDIHHIRRYKDTIVVILASGDPLYYGVATRVLRIIPIEQVTIMPARSSISLACAKLGWTQQHVTPLSLHGRNPHHIRRYLSPKQRIIILSEGITTLHAVAQALCDYGMRTTTIIVLSQLGSPQESHIHVTAQEAHTLTSLDPLTILAIECGPCAHQTDNAHAPLVSTLTTLPDTAWRHDGLLTKQAIRASAVSALSPHPAQTLWDIGSGSGSIAIEWMRLHHQNHAVAIEQNPQRCAHIRHNARALGTPTLTLLQGHAPHILSQIKPPHTKPDAIFIGGGLNEPTLIDTCYRMLQQGQHLVSHSVTIDHAHVLFEAYQRYGGNLQKIQTHSIQGIGSYHRWHAMLPVTQWSLCKA; this is translated from the coding sequence ATGATGGCAAAATGGCTATGGATTATCGGTGTGGACGCCGACGGACGCACCAGCCTCACCCATCACGCCTTGTCGGTGATTCGCAAGGCCCACGTTATCCTCACCAGCCCACGACTCGCCCAACTGCTCGCCTCAGACATCGAAAAAACCCCTCATGTCAGACATTGGAGTCGCCATATAGACGACGATATTCACCATATCAGACGTTATAAAGACACTATCGTCGTCATCCTCGCCAGTGGCGACCCCCTCTACTATGGAGTCGCGACCCGTGTCTTGCGTATCATCCCCATAGAACAGGTTACCATCATGCCCGCCCGCTCTAGTATCAGCCTCGCATGCGCCAAACTAGGCTGGACACAACAGCATGTCACGCCCCTATCCCTCCATGGACGAAACCCACACCATATAAGACGCTATCTCAGCCCCAAACAACGTATCATCATCCTCAGCGAAGGCATCACAACCCTCCATGCTGTCGCCCAAGCACTCTGTGATTATGGCATGCGCACAACGACCATCATCGTCTTGTCCCAATTAGGCTCGCCCCAAGAATCACACATCCACGTCACGGCACAAGAGGCGCACACACTGACATCCCTCGACCCCCTCACAATCCTTGCTATCGAGTGTGGGCCATGCGCACACCAAACCGACAACGCCCATGCGCCCCTCGTCTCGACTCTCACGACCCTCCCCGATACGGCATGGCGCCATGACGGATTGCTCACAAAACAAGCCATACGCGCCAGCGCCGTCTCTGCCCTGTCCCCTCACCCCGCCCAAACCCTATGGGACATAGGAAGCGGAAGCGGAAGTATCGCCATCGAATGGATGCGCCTCCACCATCAAAATCATGCCGTCGCCATCGAACAGAATCCCCAACGCTGCGCGCATATTCGACATAATGCCAGAGCGCTCGGCACGCCAACCCTCACCCTCCTACAAGGGCATGCTCCCCATATCTTGTCACAGATAAAGCCTCCCCACACAAAGCCAGACGCCATCTTCATTGGCGGCGGCTTGAACGAACCAACCCTCATCGACACATGCTATCGCATGCTCCAGCAAGGACAACATCTCGTCTCCCATAGCGTGACCATAGACCATGCCCATGTTCTTTTCGAAGCCTATCAACGCTATGGCGGTAACTTGCAAAAAATACAGACCCATAGCATACAAGGCATTGGCTCTTATCACCGATGGCATGCCATGCTCCCCGTCACCCAATGGAGCTTGTGTAAGGCATGA
- a CDS encoding precorrin-8X methylmutase, which translates to MTPPHAPPHAPPHAYEGGLKDDDTPPPCGRGYRPPPSAHYIRDGQAIHACSLARIRACAPALATLTPPWERMASKLIQACAMEDIIHELSWHDSFIPQACAALTRGCRIFTDSDMVASGIDRHLLHKSANIHPDERIISLIKTEAVHRHAHATQTTRSAALVERWYQTYGWTQEMVVIGNAPTCLFRLMDYLRHTQPSSYPAVVIAFPVGFVGAARAKQLFIDNYGDSIPYLALKGKRGGSAMAVAALHALLHMI; encoded by the coding sequence ATGACACCCCCCCATGCGCCTCCCCATGCGCCCCCCCATGCGTATGAGGGCGGTCTCAAAGATGACGACACGCCACCCCCCTGTGGTCGAGGCTATAGGCCTCCCCCATCAGCGCACTATATCCGTGATGGACAGGCCATCCATGCATGTTCCCTCGCACGTATACGCGCATGCGCACCCGCCCTTGCGACCCTCACGCCACCATGGGAACGCATGGCATCGAAACTGATTCAAGCATGCGCCATGGAAGACATTATCCATGAGCTCTCTTGGCACGACTCCTTTATCCCGCAAGCATGCGCGGCTCTCACACGGGGATGTCGCATATTCACCGATAGCGATATGGTGGCAAGCGGAATCGATCGTCACCTCCTGCATAAAAGCGCCAACATACATCCCGATGAACGTATTATCAGCCTCATCAAAACAGAGGCGGTGCATCGACACGCCCATGCGACACAGACAACACGTTCCGCTGCTCTCGTGGAGCGGTGGTATCAAACCTACGGATGGACGCAAGAGATGGTCGTCATTGGCAACGCCCCCACATGCCTCTTTCGCCTTATGGATTACTTGCGCCATACTCAGCCATCCTCCTACCCCGCTGTCGTCATCGCCTTTCCTGTGGGTTTTGTCGGGGCGGCGCGCGCCAAACAGCTCTTTATCGATAATTATGGCGACAGCATTCCTTATCTCGCCTTGAAAGGAAAAAGAGGAGGAAGCGCCATGGCTGTGGCCGCCCTCCATGCCCTCCTCCATATGATATGA
- the cobM gene encoding precorrin-4 C(11)-methyltransferase: protein MTVHFIGAGPGAPDLITLRGWRLLQHCQTCLYAGSLVDPAVTTSCPPHAHIIDSSAMTLKDIMATIQNAHQQGHDIARLHSGDPSLYGALNEQARFLQKHHIPYTITPGVPSFAAAAASLGQCFTMPRTTQTIVLTRSALGKATPMPQEESLAHYAKTRCCLVIYLSIRHLNALCAMLIPHYGNTCPSAVVYRVSYKDEKIITAPLERLPRMVKPHKITRQALIIVSPSLIIDHDKEHTIHESALYAPTYRHLFRPTTKTG from the coding sequence ATGACCGTCCATTTTATTGGCGCTGGACCGGGCGCGCCAGATCTTATCACCTTGCGGGGATGGCGTCTTCTCCAGCATTGTCAGACATGCCTCTATGCTGGGTCGCTCGTAGATCCTGCCGTCACAACGTCATGTCCGCCTCACGCCCACATCATCGATAGCTCTGCTATGACCCTCAAAGACATCATGGCAACAATACAAAACGCCCATCAACAAGGGCACGACATCGCACGCCTGCACTCAGGCGACCCCTCCCTCTATGGCGCTCTCAACGAACAGGCACGATTCTTGCAAAAACATCATATCCCCTATACCATTACCCCCGGTGTCCCCAGCTTCGCCGCCGCCGCCGCCAGTCTAGGACAATGTTTCACCATGCCACGCACAACCCAAACCATCGTCCTCACCCGTAGCGCCTTAGGAAAAGCAACGCCCATGCCACAAGAGGAATCGCTCGCCCATTACGCTAAAACACGCTGCTGCCTCGTTATCTATCTCTCCATACGCCACCTCAACGCCCTGTGCGCCATGCTTATCCCCCACTATGGCAATACATGCCCTTCCGCTGTCGTCTATCGTGTCTCTTACAAGGACGAAAAAATTATCACAGCCCCCCTAGAACGACTCCCTCGCATGGTGAAGCCCCATAAAATCACACGCCAAGCCCTTATCATCGTCAGCCCATCCCTCATCATCGACCATGACAAAGAACACACCATCCACGAAAGCGCCCTCTACGCCCCAACATACCGCCATCTTTTCCGCCCAACGACCAAGACAGGTTAA